The segment TGAGATAGATGCTGAGGTAGATAATGAGATAGATGCTGAGGTAGATGCCGAGATAGATGCTGACGTGGGTGACGATGAGGACCGCCCAGCGGGTGGCGGGGAAACGGGCCGAGAAAGCAAAGGCGACGCGGAAATTAAGAAGGAAAGGGAGGATCATCAACTCGATCGGGGGGACCATCTTTCCCGGGGGAGTCAGCACATCGGGGAGGCCTCCTCTACACAGGACAGTGTAAAAagagtagaaaaaaataaaaaacgaaagtaaaaaagctaattcattttggaaatttaaggaaaagaaaatcgaCCAACTTCAGAACAGTCAACAACAGTGATGATCCAGGTCACCCTCCCCCACCGAATCGAAGGGATAGCAATCAGAACATTGGCAAAAACGGAGCATCAAATAAAAGTGAATACTACGAAAGCTTTTGTATACCCAAGAATTTCAAcgaaggaaattttaaagaTAATGATAAGCAGCTACATTATTTGACAGCTATACTGGATGAAATacatcacattttttatgaaatttttgagcattttaaaatacataaaacgAATGAAAGGAATGAAGAGGATCAGATATACAATTACTTTTTGCGTTACCCGATAGTTAGGACGATATTGATTGAATTCCGCAGGAACGTTTTGAAGGGTACGTGTGAATAGCCGGGAGTGGATCCTTCACGTAGTTGTCTCAATTAGCTATCAACGTGGCATGATGCACAACGTAGAAGTTctccatgtgtgtgtatacacatgcatacgcgcatgcatatgtatatgcatatgtatatgcacttTCTTGTGaatgtctttttttcaccccaccCACACACATCGCTGCTTACCATGTGTACGCTTTCTCCCCCACAGATTGCATCTTCAACGTTTCGCAACTGTCCGATGAGATACGGAGGAGCGATTTTATGGATCACATTTTGAAGTTAGGCGGAAGCATAAACAATGACAACTACACGCATATTTTAACAGTAaacaatttgataaaaaatgagaattgGGAAGATGCCAAGGTTACAAATTTGATGTGGATTGAACGAGCCTTGTACACTTGGACGTAGGGGATCATTTTAAATCACATACTTTGACCCACTTCCGCTAAGGAAGAacgcatatgtgcatataatatgAGAGAGGTGTGGTGGTAGTGTATAATGTGTGTATTCCTCCCCCTTGCTCATGCGCGTTCATTCGACTGCGTCGTAGCAGGTTTTTTATGTCAATGTACGTGTTACCCCCTTTGGCTTacgttcttccccccttgcaGGAAGGTCGACACGAAGCATTACGACATGAGCTCGTGGGACAAAACACACAGAAACTTCTGGGACGTCATtgaatatgaagaaaaaaagaagaaaaaaatgaactgaaCTGTGCCCAAGTGTGCCGAAATGTGCCGAAGTGAGTCCAACTGCACTGAAgcgaagcaaaatgaaaaaattgcttcctcCCTGTTGGGCACGCGAGGCAGATTTGTGCCTCCACCGTCGTTTTGCCCCttttaacaaattggggCAGTTTGCGCGACGTGATTTGTTTTCGCCATCGTTTTGTCAGCTCTACAcgttgcttctttttttttctttttttttaacacacgGGCGGCATACACTCGTGTGAGTACGCATTACGTGGGTGTAAGTATGCCCACAATGTGtagtatgtatgtatatatgtatgtacgtatgtatgcacggTGAGGGTATCGCCATGCGCTTTACTAAAACAAAAGGTGATAAGGAAGAtaatcattttcttttttttttttgttgttatcATGGCTGGGAAGAGAGAATGCCTGTGGTGTACGCATTACGCCCCTTTGTTTGCCCCATTTtagttgccatttttttgccctattttagttgccattttttagttaccatttattttgccccattttagTTGCCATTTACTTTGCCCCATTTTAGTTGCCActtttttgccccattttagttgccattttttatgtgttccTGTTTAGTGCTTTCCTGCCGCGTGACCGCTGGTCGCCATAAACGCCCAGCGGGTGAGCACAGGATTTATGTGAATCCCGCACATGCAGTTTGCGAACGCAGGCATAGTACCAGCAAAACTTTATCACCTCCCCCCGTATGATGATTTGAAAGCGtactgcgaaaaaaaaaaaaaaaaaaaaaagaaaatttcccACTCCTTGTATGGCCATGTAACCAGTTGGGAAAACACCCCCCCACTGTTGTAGCGCGGAgcaaggaggagaagcaaaatgcacacatggaAAGCAGGCGGTAAATAAGCGGCAAACAAGCAGCAACCTAACAGCAACCTAACAGCAATCTAACAGCAGCCAAACTGCATAAATCACATGAAACGCCGCGCAAGCACCATGCTGACGTCGCCCAAGCGGCCCGCGTTCTCCAGCCAACTTTCTCCTTAAGGGACACGAGGCAGAAGTATGAAAATTAGCCCCATAAGGAAAAAGGTGAACTCCTCACTGATCGTGAGCAAAAGAATCCCCTcgtacttaaaaaaagaaaaaatcaatttaagcaaaaatgaaggcagttttgacaaaaaaagtgtcAAATATAATCAAGTGCCACAATTTGTTCAGGCAATAATAaagtttacaaaaaaaaataaattcctcCAAGAGGAAGATAACAGTGTAATAAGCAAAAAcaaactcatttttttaaataatttgttgagcgaaattcaaaaaaataaaactctTCTAACATCATCCTCCATACACGACATATATCGATGTCTCTACAAACTCAATTACTTAAAAATAGACGTCATCTGTACTCTGTTTAGTATACTCATAAATAACgcaataaatttttccaaaataagTGGCTATGTTCATTGTGATTTTAAAGAATTGATAAacattacaaaatttttacatcattTCCAGAAAATATGTAATTCAAATATTCAGGCGATTATACACGATAGCCATCAGAGTCTTAACCTCCGAATTGTGCAGAGGTACCTGAAGGagcatgggaaaaaaagtggtccCTCCGTTGGAGGCACATATAATAGTGGCGAAGTATATACACACGTTTATAACTACATTGCAAAATATGACAGGGCTGACAATGTAGACATTCTTTTGTATTCCCTCATAAAGGGGAAAGAGACCAATGTTGCTATAGAGGGGGGGTCATACAGGGAAGTGACGACTGACGGGTGCGCTCATGTTGGGGAGGGACCCTTGTTAGATAGCCCCGGTGGAGCTTCCCAGAAGGAGTACTCCCAGAGGGGCTGTAAAAATGACGGATTTGGAGATTTCCCCTTGAATGGGGCCAACCCAAAGGAGGGCAGCGCCATAGCGGAAGAGGCGACGCAGCAGGGAAATCAATTCAGCATGATCAACGCGGAAGAGGCGACGCAGCAGGGAAATCAATTCAGCATGAGAAACGCGGAAGAGGCGACGCAGCAGGGAAATCAACTCAGCATGGCCAACGGGGAAGAGGCGAAGAGAACGCTTCTAGTGGACTACATAAACTCGTTTTACAAACTAAACGATATGTTCACCTTCCTTCTAAATAAAGTGTTAAGTTATTTCAACGAACAcgcacaaaattttaatttgtacCATTTAaagcttttgtttttctttttggggAAATTTCAAATGTTTGATGCACAattgatggaaaaaataaccaacAGGATTATCGAAGAAATTGAAAGGATAAAAACCAACCCGAAGCTCCTACAGGATGATACGTCAACagaggaaaggaagaagcataactacgcaaaaatgagaattaAAAAGctcaggaaaaaatatgtcaatACATTTATTAAAGTAGACTCGAAAGAATTCCTAACCCTTCCATACACAATCGGTTTGTCTATGAACACATACTTTAATAACTACCTAATtgaatatgtaaatatttacatactTAGTTTAATTAACTCGAGAGTCAACTGCGATATGGTAAGTTTTACGTACTGCCTCGTTGGGTATAAGTACATTATGgtgcacttttttattttgttcaatatatttttgtttaaagaaaaatgtatgaagAATTCAAAACTGTTGGAGAAATATAGCATCTTTTTGCGTCGATTGGGGAAAGATGCCACTTTTCGTGGAAGTGCCCAGTTCGGGGGGGCACACTCATTAGCGCCAAGTGAAGAAACGAAGGATTTCTTCCTTCGCAGCAGTAGTAGTATAGAACAGGATGGACCTACGCAAAATATCCTCAgtagggaagaaaaactgaCCAATCGTGAAGCCCACgtcaaaatgtgtaaaagTTCAAACGAAGAAAACAATCACATGGCTACTTTTACGTGTACCCAGAAAGACCACACGGATGAGAGAGACAAAACAGAGTGGCACACAAACCCTGAGGAGATCTTCAACTTGCTTCTAGGAGAATTCCAAAtgagagtaaaaaatattttcctaatAAACTTGGACAAACATTCCATGCAACAATCATATAACAGCGAACAGCttcgtaaattttatttgcactacaaaaaattattcgaGAAGGTATTCAattatgccatttttctcCTAAGCAAATATGAACCTGATGAAATGCTGcgcatttacaaaaatttgaatgcCCATGCGCTAAACGATCAGGTTGTGAAGCAGCTGTACGTGGAAGTGCTCTATGATAAGGTTGTTTTTAATTcgggaaatgaaaaaaaagtttcaagTTTGTTGCGGTGCGTTTGAAGTGAAtaggggaaggaaaaggggggagggggatgGCAAAATGAGccagaaaaatgaagcagaaaaatgaagcagaaaaatgaagcagcAAAATAGAAGGCagcaaaataggaaaaagcAACAAATAGCAGCAAAACATAGAAACAACGGGAGgttccttaaaaaaaacgcggtTTAAAAACTGTCATCGACAACACATGCATTGAGACTGCCCATTGGTCGTAAGCGCGTAGGTAAGCATACACACAAATGTATGTAACTCACGCGCGAGGGGGGTAGTACACACgtacgtacacatatatatgcatatatgcccGTACACATGCCTGCTCTGCCGCGAAGGGAGTAGAGCGGTGGTGCTCCACAAGAGAACAAGTTCAACGTGGTGCAAAGCAATTCCACGAAGATGGAAATATAAGTGAATAGAAAAATCAACAAAGAATGAGAAGTAACAATTTTAGTGTATGTGAGTACATATGCAtgaagggggaggggaggtgCGGTTGCACGTTGCCACAAAGGATCGCTTGTACGTGTGCTCACGCACGTGCAGACTGCACGCGAGGGGGATGATAATTCAATGAACACTTTTTTCACAACAAGACAATGTAAAAACTGAACGAATTTGTATCTCACGAAATGGGATTTTTAGGTATGCAAACGGGGATTTATTCGAATGGCGGCGGGCACGCGGCCGCGATGTGTGCAATGTGTGTGCATGAGTGCGTACTTAggtacgtatgcatatatgtatgtgttcTCGTTTACACACATTTGTACATACTTTCGTGTGCACCTGTGGACGGGCGGGGGGCATCGCTCACAATGCGCACACCGCACGAAACATCATATTGTACCCACCACGCACGTACGTcacgaattaaaaaaaaggggcggcACCTCCACTGCGCGCGCAGGCACGATCGCACCGTTAAAcgatgtatatatatatatgtatatatagatatctatatatgtatatatatatatgtgttcaCCCCATATAGTCCTCTTTAAGCGCAATAACAAATTCAAAATAAGGGGAACAATTGGGGGGCGAAATGCTGTCCGCAAATCTATACACCTCATATGCTCCTGAATGCGCGCGCGTGAATATACGTGCCGCCGGGATAAGGAAACGGAGGCGAACGCACACCAGTACTCTTCCAAATGTGTGCCTCCTCCGTGTATTCCTTACCCATGCAGCGGGTCCTTACCCATACGGCggatcctccccccctgcgctTGCTACTTCTTTCCAAGGTCTGTCCTTCCCCATCCTATACCAAACAGTACGAAAAATTAGTCAAAGCTGTGGGACGATATTTTAAACATGTCTCCCCCAATATGCTCGTTAAAGCGTAACTTGTAAATTATCCCATTGGAACAAATAACGATAATACAATTTTGATCATTTACAAAGGCACAAATAGAggaaattttcttcccagGGATTTTGTATGTTGCAAAACTCCATTCGCTATTTAAGTACGGATGACATGGTAACAAACATTTCAAACtggattttttatttttggactctttttcataattcAGTAACGCTGGTGGGGATAAATTCTTCCCCTTACAAATAATATCAACTTTTCGTaaaggccttttttttttgtatatagaAAATACATGTACTGTATTTGTACTGGATGTTAAGCAAAGCCAATTATTATCTTCACTAATATTTAGGGATAgaattttcgcattttttgtACCCCTCCTAAATTCATTTAATAAAGTTCCATCAAATGTATTAAAGAGTCTTATGATGGTCCCCTTGGTAGATGAAGTAACTAATAATTTACCATCATTACTTAAGTTAATACATGCTACTGAATTGTCATGGGCATATATACTCAAATTTGtcttaaaatttatataggGTAATTCTTCGTGAATATTTTCACTAGAATTTATTTCAAAGATGTGTATATTCACTCGACCCTTTATGGGAGACAAATAAgctataataatatttttatcaatattGGACAAGCAACATAAACCTGAAACATTTTTTGATGTATTTAAAGTTTCCAATAAAATGATGTCTTTAAGTCTGTATATACATAACTTATATTCCAAAATGACTACAATAATTTCTCTTAGTAATCTCACTCCAATGATGTTGGATGAAAATGTTAACTTGGCTATTTCTCTCATTTGTCTATCATCCCAAATTATTAAAACGTTTTTGGCCCACTTTCctttcttatcatttttgttccctgTAATAGCTAGGATGTTGCATCGGTACAGCATCTCGGCTAGGTATAGTCCATTCTTATTCCGATCGGTTAAATCTGCAGgatgggaaaagaaaaagttcaTCGGGGTGTCGTGCATATATAGGTTGCCTCCTATGAAGGTGATCACTTCCACACACAGGGGAAAATTATTCCTGGTCAAGCGCTCATACGACATTATGAGCATATAACCACGCGTATGTACTACACTTTTCTTCACACTTGTGGGGTTGCTCtagaaggggggagaaggtgGAGGCACAAAAACTTACCTCTACTATACGTCTGAGTAAACGGATTCGTGTTGTAAATCTTAAAACCCTTCTCATTGGCCATACACAGGCAACCATAGTCCTGATTAAACGCTATATATCTGTTATTATCTAGTCTCAACGACACcattttgctgttttttcttttttttttttacaaaaaaattgaacagtAATGACGGGAACATAGAACGTGCGCGTGGCGACGTGTCAGTGACATCTAGCGGCAAAATTGGCCTACGCGTATATGCATCTACAACAGGTAGGCGCAGTGGCTAGTTTACTGTGCCGTCCCTGTGGGTGGAGGCCTATATAGGGGCAGCAGCCAATTCGCGTACAGGCCAATACGTGCAAAAGCCAACATGCGTGAACGCTTATgcgcgcatatatatatggcaCATAAGTACACCAAGCATTGACAGAGGATGAGGGAGAGAAGGCTAAAGCCAAATGCTTATCAAACATATATTACTTTACAGTGCCTCTTTCTATTgcaataaagaagaaaaaaaattcgctgCTTATTTTCTCATctacattatttaaaaattcctcctccaaaaaatattagaagaagaagaacataTGTACAATCTTATCAATCACAAAcggtaaaaaagaaaaagaaaaaaaaaaatcgtgtcATTACAAAATGGGCCACTAAAACAATTTTCGAAACTTCTAGGGTGCAAGTCCACCTCTCCCGCTGGGTCAAACattgtacataaaatatgatatgtatatatattgcgcgaaaaaataaaaaattgtggtgCAAAAAGGGTTAAATAAAAGTACCACCATATGCATTTTagaggaagtaaaaaaaaactgcacaaGAAATGAATACAAAAGTTGCGCTAAAAAAAGTCAATTAAATAGAAAGtcaaaaaatgtaagcaaaatatacgcatatgcatatgtacatattatacatatgcatatattgcATGTGACTGTACGTAACCGGGTGGCGATGGGCGGCGCGCAGTCGACTCGCGCTGCGCTATCGGCACGAGGAGCGTATGACGTGAGAGTAGTGTTTGTATACGTGCGAACGCAAATGGGAGTCGCGGCGTGGCGCGCCATTggtaagtatatataatatgtatactGTGCTGGATCTGAAAAGGGCTGCCTCGTGGGCGaaaattgggaagaaaaCAGGAGAGAGGGCTGGGAGGGGGAAATGCTCAGAAAATTGCAGgataaatgtagaaaaaatgcagaaaaaatgcagaaaaaatgcagaaaaaaacactaaggcgaacaaataaaaacggAAGAAATAACAAGTGAAAAAGTGAGAGATCGAAATGTTGCCACTGGATAAGTAAAAGCGCGAGGAAtgccacatttttatgttcaatTAATAATTCACCAAAGAAGCGCCTTTTTGTagcgtcaaaaaaaaaaggcgtaaaGGGAATAATATGTAGTGTGCTATATCCGTTATAAGCGAATAAGTACACTTATTTACGCAAAAcatagaagaaaattttttttttttttttctctttgtaTGGACtgcgtttcattttcttttgtgATATGTCGTGATATGACGAACGTAAGCTCCAGCCATTACAAGAGTTGTGCTCTGCCATATGCACGAGAGTAGCGTGTATGTGTACGTGAGCATAAGTGTTCGTACGTACCTACCTATGTGTATACCCATTacatacacatttttgcgcaGATATAAAAGTAGGCTGTGCTGCAGGTTGGCCGATCAACCAACCCGTACGCATTTTGCCGaggcatttatttttttccatgaaggaaaaaaagcataatGCAGGTACCCGTTTTGACATTAATTAAAAACGTTTGTGTAATCTGCTAAAATGCGATAAAGTGTATGATGAAGTTAAATACGAGCCACAGGAGAACCTGCTTTTGTTTGAGTTTGCCACGAATGGTGATGCTGTTTATAACGCACGCCGAGTGTTTAAttcatgtgcatatgcgGAGCTCTATATGCGTGACTCTGCACTCGTGTACCCGTCTTATGGAcattcctcccccctcttttGCTCATTCAACAGAAGACGCATTACAAAGAACACTTTTCTACTTTGCCGTATCGCCGAAATTTTGAGGCAATTATCAGTAGTatatgtttcctttttttttgagttaattttttggtgttttttttatttgctccTGCACCCGTGCTTCATCCTTTCGCCCATACATGCGCCCTCCTCCAATTGCGCGCATGTAATGTACAAGTTTTTGTTAGACACTTTGTGCACATGATAAACTCGCGTTTTTGCGATACGCAGTTTTGCCAATATGTCCCTATTCGCAAAACAGGGAAATAGAACACAtttaccgtttttttttgcaatttttttattttgttttatctcCCCTTAAATGACCGCTGAATTTTGGCTCAGGTGTTGCACAACACTGTGTTATATcagtttataattttttttttttttttccatgcaaTAAATGCGTTACCATCGTGAGAAAGGTTTGTCATTTAttgtgaacattttttgtaaaaaataaagcgaaGCGAAGCAGCAAAGCGGCATAAGGGTCAAATAGCAAAACAACCACTCGAGACAAACTACAACATGAGCGTACTGTCCCTTTTTCACATTGGCTCCCCGTTTTTACGGACCAACTGCgtagatgaaaaaaaaatttacgaaagTAATCtttgcaaaagggagaaaaataaacacaagGCGGGACTCTGTCCGCCCAATGTGCATAGCATTTTTAAATCTCACaacctccccccctttccctacatttccttttccttttacagattttatttgttccgTGTGTCTAGATATATGTCACACTCCAGTGGTGACTGTGTGTAACCACATATGGTGAGCGGTGTAGATTTGTCTGTTGATTTGGCGGCACCTTTACGATTGAGAGTTGATCTTTCGTCATATGTCCAACCCGTACATTCAATGTTCATCCCATTTTCATGtacccctcctccccctccccactTTTCTCAGTTGCTACAAATGTTTATACTACTCCCTCCTacacaagaaaaaatgtccCATATGTAAACAAGCCATTCGAAATAATGAGTTGAAGAGAATATCAGGTGAGAAAAATGACTCCTCCCATTTGCTAACCGCATGAGTGACATTCTTTTGCTCTACATGAGGTGTGGAATTTGCACCATTTGAATAATTCATATTGAGGGGTTACACATTTTGAGCGCACTGTCAACTGCTTCCTCCTCTgcagggaaaagaaaaagagagtaTGAACAATTAAGAATAAGGTGTAACTTATGTAACGACGaactgaaaataaaaaattacgagaAACATTTAAAACTTTGTAAATACAAAAGGTGCAAAAATTACATGTTAGGATGTGATTATTACGataaaaggaacaaattaaaaatgcacGAAGAAGCATGTGAGCATAGATTAATACGTTGTTCAAGTTGctacaatttattttattataaaaatcgCATTTTCGTATTAACcctaaaggaaaaatatgaacttaACGTCAGGTGTACGTACACgtattattctttttactACAACTTATTAATGaatacaaattttaatttttttagttacaacaaatatatgacgaataagttttttttttttgataattattTGTCAAGGAAGTTATCTGTTTTGGGGAATTTTCAGCGTACTCTTGATCGTTTTGTGTGTAAATCACCTCCTGGACAGAGAGTCCCAACGATAGATCGAAGCAACGGGGTGCCCACTCAAAGTAGTGGAGCGGCTATCCaaagcgaaaataatttcttcaacAACGCAATTAAGAATGGTCCAACTATTTCCTACAGAGGAAGAGCCACTGGTTCTTCCGAATTGGAATTCGAAAGAAGTCAAGCTAATTACCAGGGGTTGCTAAATTTCTCGCCTCCGTTGGGCAGGGTAGCAGATGGTGGACCCGCGCTCCCGCTCAGAACTAGTCGTTTGGCTAATGCCCACATGGGTGGAAGCGAGGAGGGGGAATCTGGTGAGAGTGACAACTTGGGGGAGGCGGACGAATTGGAGGAAACGAGTCGCGCGAGCCAAGCGAGCCAATCAAGTAGCACGGACCACTCAAACGGCAGCCACCGCTCAAGTCGCTCACACCGCGCAAACCGCCCACGCCGCGCCAAACGGAATGACCCCCCCAGCGGTGGCAACGACTCTAGTGAGGAAGAACCTTTGAACATACTGCCCCTGAGGAAAAATTTCAGTTTCAATGATAAAAGCAGCAAGGACATCATAGTCATAATAAAGGAACTGTTCCAATTTGATAACATAGACATGAGCGACATTTGTGTTCACGATAACGAGGAGTTTTTATTATGcgataaaaattgttttaagAGTACAATTAAAAATCTTAAAAGCGAATTGGAGCAGTCCCTCGtgcttttatatttttgttgttgcGTGGGGATGCCTGCGATGTTCACACTTGGCTGCATGAGCTACATCACGACCAAGGGGCTATTTAAATTCTCCTTCTTGTTGGCCAGCACGTTCATCAGTTTGTCGcagcgccttttttttaagtttttttacAGTTAAAGGGTTGCGAAAGTTTTATCACCCTATCACCAGCGCCTTAGCGACAAGTCACGAATCTATGgcgcttcatttttttttttttttttttgtgtttccctGAACctcgcatttttttgtatgtctctttttaattatcatgtttattatttaaacaaacgaaaaagggagggaaaaaaaaaaaaaaaatagacgaGCAAGTGTGCCCTTTTCGTTCGCCATGCAAACAAAACACGACAACTGCTGTCTCcaaattatgcatataacGCGTAAtggtacaaaaaatgaaagaaattgTGGCCGCGCGGCGCGGCGCAGACAAATGAGTGCATTCACGTGGAAGGTTTTACGAAAGGGTGTTCCACAAAGTGAAGGAGAACTGTGGTATGTGACGCGGGGAAGGGGGGACagggcacacacacatactaCTCTCCCCTTTCGGCACACCtaaaaaaatgtcacaaaTGCCACATTGCTCATTTATTACTGTCATTATCATGCTAGTTTTCTGGTTGTGCCCTTTTTGGCCCTTCCCGACCGCTGCTGCCGCCTTTCCCCTCAACCCATCATTTTGATGTCCcccttataataattaatgttAATTAACTCAAAGCACTTGGATTTCTGCAGCGACTGGAGGTACCTGTTTTTGTGCCTCGGCGCGTAGCTATTGTATATTTCGAAAAAGCGCTTGTAGTcattaattttgcaaatatcGGTGTAGTCAATGTAGGTGATTACGCTGTTGAGGAGAAAATTGGCGATGTAGGCATACCTGTGGTTCacaatgaagaaggaaataaattcCATTAGCTTGTTAAGGTATAGGAAGTAGGAGTGCTCGTTTTTGTCCTTCATTCGTTTTAAAAACAGAACGAAGTTTTCATCCCGGTCGGGGTCACCATGTTCGCTGTCATCCCCCTCGTCATGGTTTCGCCTCCCCCCGGTTTCGCCTCCCCCGGTTTCGCTTCCCCCGTTTCGCTTCCCCCCGTGTTGCTTCCCCCCGTGTTGCTTCCCCCCGTGTTGCTTCCCCCATTCAGCTGAAGTCCCCCCTTTTCACACTCTACCAACTCGTTCGACCCACTAGGTATCATTTTTGACAACTCTCCGTAAATGTAACTTTGCAGCACATCTGCATTTTCCAAATAGTTGTGTATGCTACCAACGATAAGGTCGTCATCGAATAGGTTGCTCTGTAATGTGCCGTTGTTCGGAGGTCTTTCCCTATGGCTGTCCGTTCCCCCACTGTTAGAAGTATCGTTAATGgtgtgtcccccttttgtgtccTTCCCCGC is part of the Plasmodium cynomolgi strain B DNA, chromosome 8, whole genome shotgun sequence genome and harbors:
- a CDS encoding hypothetical protein (putative), which codes for GYVHCDFKELINITKFLHHFQKICNSNIQAIIHDSHQSLNLRIVQRYLKEHGKKSGPSVGGTYNSGEVYTHVYNYIAKYDRADNVDILLYSLIKGKETNVAIEGGSYREVTTDGCAHVGEGPLLDSPGGASQKEYSQRGCKNDGFGDFPLNGANPKEGSAIAEEATQQGNQFSMINAEEATQQGNQFSMRNAEEATQQGNQLSMANGEEAKRTLLVDYINSFYKLNDMFTFLLNKVLSYFNEHAQNFNLYHLKLLFFFLGKFQMFDAQLMEKITNRIIEEIERIKTNPKLLQDDTSTEERKKHNYAKMRIKKLRKKYVNTFIKVDSKEFLTLPYTIGLSMNTYFNNYLIEYVNIYILSLINSRVNCDMVSFTYCLVGYKYIMVHFFILFNIFLFKEKCMKNSKLLEKYSIFLRRLGKDATFRGSAQFGGAHSLAPSEETKDFFLRSSSSIEQDGPTQNILSREEKLTNREAHVKMCKSSNEENNHMATFTCTQKDHTDERDKTEWHTNPEEIFNLLLGEFQMRVKNIFLINLDKHSMQQSYNSEQLRKFYLHYKKLFEKVFNYAIFLLSKYEPDEMLRIYKNLNAHALNDQVVKQLYVEVLYDKVVFNSGNEKKVSSLLRCV
- a CDS encoding hypothetical protein (putative) — protein: MVSLRLDNNRYIAFNQDYGCLCMANEKGFKIYNTNPFTQTYSRDLTDRNKNGLYLAEMLYRCNILAITGNKNDKKGKWAKNVLIIWDDRQMREIAKLTFSSNIIGVRLLREIIVVILEYKLCIYRLKDIILLETLNTSKNVSGLCCLSNIDKNIIIAYLSPIKGRVNIHIFEINSSENIHEELPYINFKTNLSIYAHDNSVACINLSNDGKLLVTSSTKGTIIRLFNTFDGTLLNEFRRGTKNAKILSLNISEDNNWLCLTSSTNTVHVFSIYKKKRPLRKVDIICKGKNLSPPALLNYEKESKNKKSSLKCLLPCHPYLNSEWSFATYKIPGKKISSICAFVNDQNCIIVICSNGIIYKLRFNEHIGGDMFKISSHSFD
- a CDS encoding hypothetical protein (putative), which translates into the protein MSVLSLFHIGSPFLRTNCVDEKKIYENFICSVCLDICHTPVVTVCNHICCYKCLYYSLLHKKKCPICKQAIRNNELKRISGKRKREYEQLRIRCNLCNDELKIKNYEKHLKLCKYKRCKNYMLGCDYYDKRNKLKMHEEACEHRLIRCSSCYNLFYYKNRIFVLTLKEKYELNVRCTYTYYSFYYNLLMNTNFNFFSYNKYMTNKFFFFDNYLSRKLSVLGNFQRTLDRFVCKSPPGQRVPTIDRSNGVPTQSSGAAIQSENNFFNNAIKNGPTISYRGRATGSSELEFERSQANYQGLLNFSPPLGRVADGGPALPLRTSRLANAHMGGSEEGESGESDNLGEADELEETSRASQASQSSSTDHSNGSHRSSRSHRANRPRRAKRNDPPSGGNDSSEEEPLNILPLRKNFSFNDKSSKDIIVIIKELFQFDNIDMSDICVHDNEEFLLCDKNCFKSTIKNLKSELEQSLVLLYFCCCVGMPAMFTLGCMSYITTKGLFKFSFLLASTFISLSQRLFFKFFYS